The Formosa sp. Hel1_33_131 genome window below encodes:
- a CDS encoding fibronectin type III domain-containing protein, giving the protein MKDITYALAVFFCTLISFGQCDYSLKMIDSYGDGWNGNTMNVSVNGALVLTGVTIPAGGSELILPFAVTDGADVTTEWLGGGGFAYETSYEILDSTGTFVLSGAESSITTGTITASCPSCVAPTALTVDSTTDVGATISWTAEAGDAAWQYELVLTGETPTETGTDTTDNPLTITGCYANTGYDLYIRTDCGDTESTWGMVSFTTLPVPFTMPGCFDFETGALGANAGLSSDIYSDASLDAGAAAFASDFGILLTGGDSGTGWTGGSSDTTETEAWVDNVTHQSAVSITVDATAETVVVLTFDLKQTYSYGAKYSNFRVTANGTQIGGTLNPTTAGADSFVNQYYDLSAYAGTSFNLKLEHSGKYNAAYSAPGDQSLIDNICITAPSCTQPSAATATAVTASSADMSWTLGATETTWNIEYGPAGFTQGTGTTGTVTTTAYNLTGLDSNTTYHFYVQADCGDSTSNWVGPVEFTTSPGCGDTLYDSGGATGDYASNELTTVTIYPDTTGDLVTFTFLSFETEANWDFLTVYDGPDVSATEVGVYDGATVPDAITSSHPTGALTFVFDSDGSANRSGYEILISCSPAPSCLQVSDLVVSTATGSTADISWTANNGETAWEYVIQAQGTGEPTTAGIAITTNPFTITGLNSATDYEVFVRAICDATDSSPWRGPVNFTTSPACGDTLYDSGGATGDYASNELTTVTVYPDNAGDLVTFTFLSFETEANWDFLTVYDGPDVSATEVGVYDGATVPDAITSSHPTGALTFVFDSDGSANRSGYEILISCSPAPSCLQVSDLVVSTATGSTADISWTANNGETAWEYVIQAQGTGEPTTAGIAITTNPFTITGLNSATDYEVFVRAICDGTEPSDWRGPVAFATSYLCGDTMYDSGGATGNYASNEFTTVTITLIMQEILSRLPS; this is encoded by the coding sequence ATGAAAGATATTACTTACGCATTAGCGGTCTTTTTCTGCACGCTAATTTCTTTTGGTCAATGCGACTACTCACTAAAAATGATTGATTCTTACGGAGATGGATGGAACGGAAACACTATGAATGTTTCGGTTAATGGCGCTCTTGTACTTACTGGAGTAACCATCCCAGCTGGTGGCTCAGAACTCATTTTACCTTTTGCGGTAACCGATGGAGCTGATGTCACTACAGAATGGCTTGGTGGCGGAGGGTTCGCATATGAAACTAGTTATGAAATTCTTGATTCAACAGGAACCTTTGTTTTATCTGGAGCTGAATCTTCTATTACAACTGGCACAATTACGGCATCTTGCCCAAGTTGTGTAGCGCCTACAGCACTTACTGTTGACAGTACTACTGATGTCGGAGCCACAATCTCTTGGACAGCTGAAGCCGGAGATGCAGCATGGCAATATGAATTGGTTCTTACGGGTGAGACTCCTACAGAAACAGGGACTGACACTACAGACAATCCACTAACAATTACAGGCTGTTATGCAAATACTGGCTATGACTTATATATTAGAACCGATTGTGGAGACACCGAAAGTACTTGGGGGATGGTTAGTTTTACAACCCTTCCAGTACCCTTTACGATGCCCGGATGTTTTGATTTTGAAACGGGTGCTTTAGGTGCAAATGCAGGTTTATCGTCCGATATATATTCGGATGCAAGCTTAGACGCTGGAGCGGCGGCCTTTGCTTCCGATTTTGGAATTCTTTTAACTGGTGGTGATTCCGGAACTGGATGGACTGGTGGAAGTTCTGATACCACAGAAACAGAAGCATGGGTTGACAACGTTACACACCAATCGGCAGTGAGTATTACTGTAGATGCAACTGCAGAAACCGTTGTTGTTCTGACTTTTGATTTAAAACAAACCTATAGCTATGGTGCTAAGTACTCTAACTTTAGAGTCACGGCAAATGGCACGCAAATTGGTGGAACTTTAAATCCTACTACAGCAGGTGCAGATTCTTTTGTCAATCAATACTACGATTTAAGTGCCTATGCAGGAACGAGTTTTAATTTAAAACTAGAACACAGTGGTAAATATAACGCAGCTTACTCCGCACCAGGAGATCAATCTCTAATTGACAATATATGTATTACGGCACCAAGTTGTACGCAGCCTAGTGCAGCGACCGCGACCGCTGTTACAGCATCGTCGGCAGATATGAGCTGGACACTAGGTGCTACTGAAACCACCTGGAATATTGAATATGGTCCTGCTGGATTTACACAAGGAACAGGTACTACAGGTACTGTAACAACGACAGCCTATAACTTAACTGGACTGGATTCCAATACAACCTATCACTTTTATGTGCAAGCAGATTGTGGGGATTCTACAAGTAATTGGGTAGGCCCTGTAGAATTCACGACAAGTCCTGGTTGTGGAGATACGCTTTATGATTCTGGAGGCGCTACTGGAGATTATGCAAGTAATGAATTAACAACCGTCACCATTTACCCTGATACTACAGGAGATCTTGTGACCTTTACCTTCCTAAGTTTTGAAACAGAAGCTAATTGGGATTTCTTAACTGTTTATGATGGACCCGATGTGAGCGCAACTGAAGTAGGTGTATATGACGGTGCCACTGTACCAGACGCCATCACCTCCTCACACCCAACAGGGGCTTTGACTTTTGTGTTTGATAGTGATGGGTCTGCAAATCGTTCTGGATATGAAATTTTAATCTCTTGCTCCCCAGCACCTTCTTGTCTTCAAGTAAGTGATTTGGTGGTGTCAACAGCTACGGGAAGTACCGCTGATATTTCATGGACTGCAAATAATGGAGAAACTGCTTGGGAGTATGTGATACAAGCTCAAGGCACTGGTGAACCAACCACTGCAGGAATTGCAATCACAACAAATCCTTTTACAATTACTGGATTGAACTCTGCAACAGATTATGAAGTATTTGTAAGAGCCATTTGTGATGCCACTGATTCAAGTCCTTGGAGAGGGCCTGTAAACTTTACAACAAGTCCTGCATGTGGAGACACACTATATGACTCTGGTGGTGCTACTGGAGATTATGCAAGTAATGAATTAACAACCGTCACCGTATATCCTGACAATGCAGGAGATCTTGTGACCTTTACCTTCCTAAGTTTTGAAACAGAAGCTAATTGGGATTTCTTAACTGTTTATGATGGACCCGATGTGAGCGCAACTGAAGTAGGTGTATATGACGGTGCCACTGTACCAGACGCCATCACCTCCTCACACCCAACAGGGGCTTTGACTTTTGTGTTTGATAGTGATGGGTCTGCAAATCGTTCTGGATATGAAATTTTAATCTCTTGCTCCCCAGCACCTTCTTGTCTTCAAGTAAGTGATTTGGTGGTGTCAACAGCTACGGGAAGTACCGCTGATATTTCATGGACTGCAAATAATGGAGAAACTGCTTGGGAGTATGTGATACAAGCTCAAGGTACTGGTGAACCAACCACTGCAGGAATTGCAATCACAACAAATCCTTTTACAATTACTGGATTGAACTCTGCAACAGATTATGAAGTATTTGTAAGAGCCATTTGTGACGGTACGGAACCAAGTGATTGGAGAGGTCCTGTAGCGTTCGCAACATCGTATCTTTGTGGAGACACTATGTACGATTCTGGAGGGGCTACTGGAAATTATGCAAGTAATGAATTCACAACCGTCACCATTACCCTGATAATGCAGGAGATCTTGTCACGTTTACCTTCCTAA